The proteins below come from a single Takifugu flavidus isolate HTHZ2018 chromosome 6, ASM371156v2, whole genome shotgun sequence genomic window:
- the LOC130526670 gene encoding interleukin enhancer-binding factor 3-like isoform X1: MAAPMVWDEQQAYEELLYWDRLIQEGHRLLPHDFDRYEELRYWYDCLFYEEELRQYHDYIAAIEEIESRHYHEDAGALHIHVQSPYDRHVMAKHSEVYPAAEELEAVQTIISDVECALKNVSDQMDTPNDDKEKTKMASGQPGGHMLHGVMRVGLVSKGLILKGDSNLELVLLCSKKPTVPLLKDVAEKLTAQLEEKSAGIYTVSQCPGDAAVAVTSTKSILTLSIHVTSPAVRTEQESSSAETPEGNGETQTVNPLPDVLDRQKCLSALASLRHAKWFQAKVSHLNSAVIVIRVLRDLCNRVSTWLPLSGWPLELLVEKTISTSERQMGVGESLRRVFECIASGILLEDGPGIKDPCEKEGVDVLSVLTLQQREEITQSAQCALRLCAFGQMHKVLGLDLKPIKPRKSAAARSKDEAAQAAAAGQFSSSGKRPFTEVEKEENELALNSKQRKYLKFQKRFQRKSFTEDFSMNAVMRLNQYKRGLEYRLTSQTGPVHEPVFTMVVDVNGKAYEATGPSKKAAKLNVATKARLVFVFTSLPVLLDLGLPTGSETKSEPIAEAESQCDDAVTQASTTSENSNQGPILTKNGKNPVMELNEKRRSLKYELSEETGGSHEKCFIMEVEVDGQKFKGRGSTKKEAKAYAALAALEKLFPHDDEVKNTSRNPVKKKVTYTDMHIPGFGTIRGIPTDSGSAGWGPCRGRGRGRGKALPPGPSYNNTNYSYEGGAGAGYHKLYSNNAAGAAAKDATDSVMGYGTFYPDSTYPTPPGSVATKGENYQTMPPPADQESPYSYGYGEEKKKMLTQNENQGGSYSMYSTAYPSSVTGNQGYNNNYGWGHQQSWGGQPGFSMYQGFGAQNQGSYSGYSNPHY; encoded by the exons ATGGCGGCCCCCATGgtgtgggacgagcagcaggcTTACGAAGAGCTGCTCTACTGGGACAGGCTCATTCAAGAGGGTCACCGGCTCCTCCCGCACGATTTCGACAG GTATGAGGAGTTGCGTTACTGGTACGACTGCTTGTTTTATGAGGAGGAACTGAGACAGTACCACGACTATATTGCAGCTATTGAGGAGATTGAGAGCAGACATTATCAtgag GATGCTGGGGCCCTGCATATACATGTACAGTCTCCCTATGATCGTCATGTGATGGCCAAGCACTCTGAAGTGtatcctgcagcagaggagctggaggcagtgcAGACAATTATCTCCGATGTGGAGTGCGCTCTTAAGAATGTTTCCGATCAGATGGATACTCCAAACGAcgacaaagaaaaaacaaagatggccAG TGGTCAGCCTGGAGGTCATATGCTGCATGGGGTTATGAGGGTTGGCCTGGTGTCAAAAGGACTCATACTGAAGGGCGACAGCAACCTGGAGTTGGTGCTGTTGTGTTCCAAGAAGCCCACCGTCCCCCTGCTTAAAGATGTGGCTGAAAAGCTGACTGCACAGTTAGAG GAGAAGTCAGCAGGAATATATACAGTTAGCCAGTGTCCAGGAGATGCAGCCGTCGCTGTGACCAGCACCAAGTCGATCCTGACACTCTCAATCCACGTGACGTCGCCGGCGGTCCGGACTGAGCAAGAGAGTTCGAGCGCAGAAACTCCAGAAGGAAACGGAG aaacacaaacagtcaACCCTCTGCCGGACGTTCTGGACAGGCAGAAATGCCTATCTGCCTTGGCGTCTCTCCGCCACGCCAAATGGTTCCAG GCTAAAGTCAGCCACCTGAATTCTGCCGTCATCGTCATCCGGGTCCTGAGAGACTTGTGTAACCGTGTTTCCACCTGGCTGCCTCTTTCAGGATGG CCTCTCGAGCTTCTGGTAGAGAAGACTATTAGTACGTCTGAGAGACAAATGGGCGTGGGCGAGTCGTTGCGCAGGGTCTTTGAGTGCATCGCATCAGGGATTCTCTTAGAAG ATGGTCCTGGTATCAAGGATCCCTGTGAGAAGGAAGGTGTTGATGTTCTTTCAGTTTTGACGCTGCAGCAGCGGGAAGAAATCACCCAGAGCGCTCAG TGTGCTTTGAGGTTGTGCGCGTTTGGGCAGATGCACAAGGTGTTGGGATTAGACCTAAAACCCATTAAACCCCGgaaatcagcagcagccagaagcAAAGACGAAGCAG ctcaggcagcagctgctggacagTTCAGCTCGTCAGGAAAGAGACCCTTTACCGAGgtggagaaagaagaaaatgagctCGCGCTCAAcagcaaacaaagaaaatatctCAAGTTCCAGAAGCGCTTTCAGAGGAAATCGT TCACGGAGGATTTTAGCATGAACGCTGTGATGCGGCTAAACCAGTACAAACGTGGGTTAGAGTACCGGCTCACGTCTCAGACCGGTCCGGTCCACGAGCCAGTCTTCACAATGGTCGTGGATGTAAATGGAAAGGCCTACGAGGCAACGGGGCCCTCTAAAAAGGCAGCCAAGCTTAATGTAGCCACCAAGGCAAGACTCGTCTTTGTGtttacatcacttcct GTGCTGCTGGATCTTGGCCTTCCTACAGGCTCAGAAACGAAATCGGAGCCCATTGCTGAAGCTGAAAGTCAGTGCGATGACGCCGTTACCCAAGCCTCCACCACCTCCGAAAAT AGCAATCAAGGTCCCATCTTGACCAAAAATGGGAAGAACCCTGTGATGGAGCTGAATGAGAAGCGCCGAAGTCTGAAATACGAGCTGTCGGAAGAGACCGGGGGCTCCCACGAAAAGTGTTTCATCATGGAG GTGGAAGTGGATGGGCAGAAATTTAAAGGGAGGGGCTCGACGAAGAAGGAAGCAAAGGCCTACGCTGCCCTGGCTGCTCTGGAAAAACTGTTTCCACATGACGACGAGGTCAAAAATACCAGCAGAAATCCTGTAAAGAAGAAGGTCACGTACACAGACATG CACATCCCAGGGTTTGGAACCATCCGCGGCATCCCCACAGACTCTGGCTCTGCCGGATGGGGTCCGTGCAGAGGGCGAGGCCGGGGCCGAGGCAAGGCGCTGCCTCCAGGACCCAGCTACAACAACA ccAACTACAGTTACGAGGGTGGCGCCGGCGCGGGCTATC ATAAACTGTATAGTAATAATGCAGCCGGCGCCGCAGCCAAAGACGCCACCGACTCCGTGATGGGCTACGGCACCTTCTACCCAGACAGCACCTACCCGACCCCACCTGGCTCTGTCGCGACCAAAGGAGAAAACTACCAAACGATGCCGCCTCCTGCAGATCAGGAGAGCCCGTACAGCTACGGCTacggagaggagaagaagaagatgctgACGCAGAATGAGAACCAGGGGGGAAGCTACTCCATGTACAGCACAGCTTACCCCAGCTCGGTGACTGGCAACCAAGGCTATAACAATAACTACG GCTGGGGACATCAGcagtcctggggggggcagcccgGTTTCAGCATGTATCAGGGCTTTGGAGCACAAAACCAGGGCTCGTACTCTGGATACAGCAACCCACATTATTAG
- the LOC130526670 gene encoding interleukin enhancer-binding factor 3-like isoform X2 → MAAPMVWDEQQAYEELLYWDRLIQEGHRLLPHDFDRYEELRYWYDCLFYEEELRQYHDYIAAIEEIESRHYHEDAGALHIHVQSPYDRHVMAKHSEVYPAAEELEAVQTIISDVECALKNVSDQMDTPNDDKEKTKMASGQPGGHMLHGVMRVGLVSKGLILKGDSNLELVLLCSKKPTVPLLKDVAEKLTAQLEEKSAGIYTVSQCPGDAAVAVTSTKSILTLSIHVTSPAVRTEQESSSAETPEGNGETQTVNPLPDVLDRQKCLSALASLRHAKWFQAKVSHLNSAVIVIRVLRDLCNRVSTWLPLSGWPLELLVEKTISTSERQMGVGESLRRVFECIASGILLEDGPGIKDPCEKEGVDVLSVLTLQQREEITQSAQCALRLCAFGQMHKVLGLDLKPIKPRKSAAARSKDEAAQAAAAGQFSSSGKRPFTEVEKEENELALNSKQRKYLKFQKRFQRKSFTEDFSMNAVMRLNQYKRGLEYRLTSQTGPVHEPVFTMVVDVNGKAYEATGPSKKAAKLNVATKVLLDLGLPTGSETKSEPIAEAESQCDDAVTQASTTSENSNQGPILTKNGKNPVMELNEKRRSLKYELSEETGGSHEKCFIMEVEVDGQKFKGRGSTKKEAKAYAALAALEKLFPHDDEVKNTSRNPVKKKVTYTDMHIPGFGTIRGIPTDSGSAGWGPCRGRGRGRGKALPPGPSYNNTNYSYEGGAGAGYHKLYSNNAAGAAAKDATDSVMGYGTFYPDSTYPTPPGSVATKGENYQTMPPPADQESPYSYGYGEEKKKMLTQNENQGGSYSMYSTAYPSSVTGNQGYNNNYGWGHQQSWGGQPGFSMYQGFGAQNQGSYSGYSNPHY, encoded by the exons ATGGCGGCCCCCATGgtgtgggacgagcagcaggcTTACGAAGAGCTGCTCTACTGGGACAGGCTCATTCAAGAGGGTCACCGGCTCCTCCCGCACGATTTCGACAG GTATGAGGAGTTGCGTTACTGGTACGACTGCTTGTTTTATGAGGAGGAACTGAGACAGTACCACGACTATATTGCAGCTATTGAGGAGATTGAGAGCAGACATTATCAtgag GATGCTGGGGCCCTGCATATACATGTACAGTCTCCCTATGATCGTCATGTGATGGCCAAGCACTCTGAAGTGtatcctgcagcagaggagctggaggcagtgcAGACAATTATCTCCGATGTGGAGTGCGCTCTTAAGAATGTTTCCGATCAGATGGATACTCCAAACGAcgacaaagaaaaaacaaagatggccAG TGGTCAGCCTGGAGGTCATATGCTGCATGGGGTTATGAGGGTTGGCCTGGTGTCAAAAGGACTCATACTGAAGGGCGACAGCAACCTGGAGTTGGTGCTGTTGTGTTCCAAGAAGCCCACCGTCCCCCTGCTTAAAGATGTGGCTGAAAAGCTGACTGCACAGTTAGAG GAGAAGTCAGCAGGAATATATACAGTTAGCCAGTGTCCAGGAGATGCAGCCGTCGCTGTGACCAGCACCAAGTCGATCCTGACACTCTCAATCCACGTGACGTCGCCGGCGGTCCGGACTGAGCAAGAGAGTTCGAGCGCAGAAACTCCAGAAGGAAACGGAG aaacacaaacagtcaACCCTCTGCCGGACGTTCTGGACAGGCAGAAATGCCTATCTGCCTTGGCGTCTCTCCGCCACGCCAAATGGTTCCAG GCTAAAGTCAGCCACCTGAATTCTGCCGTCATCGTCATCCGGGTCCTGAGAGACTTGTGTAACCGTGTTTCCACCTGGCTGCCTCTTTCAGGATGG CCTCTCGAGCTTCTGGTAGAGAAGACTATTAGTACGTCTGAGAGACAAATGGGCGTGGGCGAGTCGTTGCGCAGGGTCTTTGAGTGCATCGCATCAGGGATTCTCTTAGAAG ATGGTCCTGGTATCAAGGATCCCTGTGAGAAGGAAGGTGTTGATGTTCTTTCAGTTTTGACGCTGCAGCAGCGGGAAGAAATCACCCAGAGCGCTCAG TGTGCTTTGAGGTTGTGCGCGTTTGGGCAGATGCACAAGGTGTTGGGATTAGACCTAAAACCCATTAAACCCCGgaaatcagcagcagccagaagcAAAGACGAAGCAG ctcaggcagcagctgctggacagTTCAGCTCGTCAGGAAAGAGACCCTTTACCGAGgtggagaaagaagaaaatgagctCGCGCTCAAcagcaaacaaagaaaatatctCAAGTTCCAGAAGCGCTTTCAGAGGAAATCGT TCACGGAGGATTTTAGCATGAACGCTGTGATGCGGCTAAACCAGTACAAACGTGGGTTAGAGTACCGGCTCACGTCTCAGACCGGTCCGGTCCACGAGCCAGTCTTCACAATGGTCGTGGATGTAAATGGAAAGGCCTACGAGGCAACGGGGCCCTCTAAAAAGGCAGCCAAGCTTAATGTAGCCACCAAG GTGCTGCTGGATCTTGGCCTTCCTACAGGCTCAGAAACGAAATCGGAGCCCATTGCTGAAGCTGAAAGTCAGTGCGATGACGCCGTTACCCAAGCCTCCACCACCTCCGAAAAT AGCAATCAAGGTCCCATCTTGACCAAAAATGGGAAGAACCCTGTGATGGAGCTGAATGAGAAGCGCCGAAGTCTGAAATACGAGCTGTCGGAAGAGACCGGGGGCTCCCACGAAAAGTGTTTCATCATGGAG GTGGAAGTGGATGGGCAGAAATTTAAAGGGAGGGGCTCGACGAAGAAGGAAGCAAAGGCCTACGCTGCCCTGGCTGCTCTGGAAAAACTGTTTCCACATGACGACGAGGTCAAAAATACCAGCAGAAATCCTGTAAAGAAGAAGGTCACGTACACAGACATG CACATCCCAGGGTTTGGAACCATCCGCGGCATCCCCACAGACTCTGGCTCTGCCGGATGGGGTCCGTGCAGAGGGCGAGGCCGGGGCCGAGGCAAGGCGCTGCCTCCAGGACCCAGCTACAACAACA ccAACTACAGTTACGAGGGTGGCGCCGGCGCGGGCTATC ATAAACTGTATAGTAATAATGCAGCCGGCGCCGCAGCCAAAGACGCCACCGACTCCGTGATGGGCTACGGCACCTTCTACCCAGACAGCACCTACCCGACCCCACCTGGCTCTGTCGCGACCAAAGGAGAAAACTACCAAACGATGCCGCCTCCTGCAGATCAGGAGAGCCCGTACAGCTACGGCTacggagaggagaagaagaagatgctgACGCAGAATGAGAACCAGGGGGGAAGCTACTCCATGTACAGCACAGCTTACCCCAGCTCGGTGACTGGCAACCAAGGCTATAACAATAACTACG GCTGGGGACATCAGcagtcctggggggggcagcccgGTTTCAGCATGTATCAGGGCTTTGGAGCACAAAACCAGGGCTCGTACTCTGGATACAGCAACCCACATTATTAG
- the acp5a gene encoding tartrate-resistant acid phosphatase type 5a isoform X1, which translates to MPTLLFKGTSVPTRSLQMALVLVTVLISAIPAASCYSTTFQDLPLTGRNRTSIKFLAIGDWGGLPYPPYTTVVQRTTAQEMSNTAERMGADFIVALGDNFYYKGVRSVDSSRFKQTFEDVYTQKSLMVPWYVLAGNHDHAGSVKAQMEYSQISDRWNFPAYYYELNFRIPNTEKTLTILMLDTVKLCGNSNDFSDEKPRGPLSALEANRQLTWLQERLDRSEADFLLVAGHYPVWSVSHHGPTACLLQKLRPLLIKHKATAYLCGHDHNLQYIKESSVGYVVSGAGNFMDPSKHHWHEVPKGTVKFFTGQMSTLGGFVHAEVTQKEMILTFIQAKGTSLYRTVLKDRNSD; encoded by the exons ATGCCAACTTTGCTCTTCAAGGGAACATCTGTTCCCACCAGATCTTTGCAGATGGCGCTCGTCCTGGTGACCGTCCTAATCTCTGCCATCCCTGCGGCCTCCTGCTACTCCACCACCTTCCAAGATCTGCCGCTAACCGGGC GAAACAGAACTTCTATTAAGTTCTTGGCCATAGGAGACTGGGGTGGGCTACCTTACCCCCCCTACACCACCGTTGTGCAGAGGACTACGGCTCAGGAAATGAGTAACACAGCGGAGCGAATGGGGGCCGACTTTATTGTGGCCCTTGGCGATAACTTCTACTACAAAGGTGTGCGCTCAGTAGATTCTTCCCGGTTCAAG CAAACGTTTGAGGACGTGTACACGCAAAAGTCTCTGATGGTCCCCTGGTACGTGCTCGCCGGTAACCATGACCACGCAGGGAGCGTGAAGGCCCAAATGGAGTACAGCCAGATATCCGACAGATG GAATTTTCCGGCTTACTACTACGAGCTAAACTTCCGCATTCCTAACACGGAGAAGACGTTGACCATCCTCATGCTGGACACCGTAAAGCTGTGTGGCAACTCCAACGACTTCTCGGATGAGAAGCCCAGAGGACCGCTGAGTGCGCTGGAGGCCAACCGGCAGCTGACCTGGCTCCAGGAGAGACTGGATCGCTCCGAGGCGGACTTCCTGCTGGTGGCGGGCCACTACCCCGTGTGGTCGGTCTCCCATCACGGACCCACAGCCtgtctgctgcagaagctccgcCCTCTGCTCATAAAGCACAAGGCCACGGCGTACCTGTGCGGCCATGACCACAACCTGCAG TACATCAAAGAGTCCAGCGTGGGTTATGTGGTGAGTGGTGCTGGAAACTTCATGGACCCTAGCAAGCATCACTGGCACGAGGTTCCTAAAGGTACTGTGAAGTTCTTCACCGGTCAGATGTCGACGCTGGGGGGCTTTGTCCACGCAGAGGTCACCCAGAAGGAGATGATTTTGACCTTCATCCAGGCCAAAGGAACTTCTCTGTACCGGACCGTCCTAAAAGACAGGAACTCTGATTAG
- the acp5a gene encoding tartrate-resistant acid phosphatase type 5a isoform X2, whose product MALVLVTVLISAIPAASCYSTTFQDLPLTGRNRTSIKFLAIGDWGGLPYPPYTTVVQRTTAQEMSNTAERMGADFIVALGDNFYYKGVRSVDSSRFKQTFEDVYTQKSLMVPWYVLAGNHDHAGSVKAQMEYSQISDRWNFPAYYYELNFRIPNTEKTLTILMLDTVKLCGNSNDFSDEKPRGPLSALEANRQLTWLQERLDRSEADFLLVAGHYPVWSVSHHGPTACLLQKLRPLLIKHKATAYLCGHDHNLQYIKESSVGYVVSGAGNFMDPSKHHWHEVPKGTVKFFTGQMSTLGGFVHAEVTQKEMILTFIQAKGTSLYRTVLKDRNSD is encoded by the exons ATGGCGCTCGTCCTGGTGACCGTCCTAATCTCTGCCATCCCTGCGGCCTCCTGCTACTCCACCACCTTCCAAGATCTGCCGCTAACCGGGC GAAACAGAACTTCTATTAAGTTCTTGGCCATAGGAGACTGGGGTGGGCTACCTTACCCCCCCTACACCACCGTTGTGCAGAGGACTACGGCTCAGGAAATGAGTAACACAGCGGAGCGAATGGGGGCCGACTTTATTGTGGCCCTTGGCGATAACTTCTACTACAAAGGTGTGCGCTCAGTAGATTCTTCCCGGTTCAAG CAAACGTTTGAGGACGTGTACACGCAAAAGTCTCTGATGGTCCCCTGGTACGTGCTCGCCGGTAACCATGACCACGCAGGGAGCGTGAAGGCCCAAATGGAGTACAGCCAGATATCCGACAGATG GAATTTTCCGGCTTACTACTACGAGCTAAACTTCCGCATTCCTAACACGGAGAAGACGTTGACCATCCTCATGCTGGACACCGTAAAGCTGTGTGGCAACTCCAACGACTTCTCGGATGAGAAGCCCAGAGGACCGCTGAGTGCGCTGGAGGCCAACCGGCAGCTGACCTGGCTCCAGGAGAGACTGGATCGCTCCGAGGCGGACTTCCTGCTGGTGGCGGGCCACTACCCCGTGTGGTCGGTCTCCCATCACGGACCCACAGCCtgtctgctgcagaagctccgcCCTCTGCTCATAAAGCACAAGGCCACGGCGTACCTGTGCGGCCATGACCACAACCTGCAG TACATCAAAGAGTCCAGCGTGGGTTATGTGGTGAGTGGTGCTGGAAACTTCATGGACCCTAGCAAGCATCACTGGCACGAGGTTCCTAAAGGTACTGTGAAGTTCTTCACCGGTCAGATGTCGACGCTGGGGGGCTTTGTCCACGCAGAGGTCACCCAGAAGGAGATGATTTTGACCTTCATCCAGGCCAAAGGAACTTCTCTGTACCGGACCGTCCTAAAAGACAGGAACTCTGATTAG
- the LOC130526690 gene encoding uncharacterized protein LOC130526690: MDRLNDTFQSGLSSQHFVQNEEPLYKEYRPPPKDIIQLPKAVLYLIMAALVVVAVAYAIVGHLIKDLLLDITDCLLGPLDDDLTKDSKAPEGVSPLNMPAALNHSHPNAFHVWDQDDIIIPMTPTGHSPLTSPFISVIPYIPPFFPSHLNMGSPAYNYPIPKDSEA; this comes from the exons ATGGACCGCTTAAACGACACATTCCAAAGTGGACTTTCATCGCAGCACtttgtccaaaatgaagaaCCACTCTACAAGGAGTACAGGCCTCCCCCAAAAGACATCATCCAGCTCCCTAAAGCTGTTCTCTACCTCATCATGGCTGCTCTGGtcgttgttgctgttgcttaCGCCATCGTTGGTCACCTGATCAAAGATCTCCTGCTGGATATAACAG ACTGTTTGCTGGGCCCGCTCGATGATGACCTGACAAAAGACAGCAAGGCGCCAGAAGGAGTCAGCCCCCTGAACATGCCCGCCGCCCTCAACCACTCACACCCAAATGCCTTCCACGTGTGGGACCAGGACGACATCATCATCCCCATGACTCCCACAGGCCACAGCCCCCTGACCAGCCCTTTCATTTCCGTCATCCCGTACATCCCTCCCTTCTTTCCCAGCCACCTCAACATGGGCAGCCCGGCTTACAATTATCCCATCCCAAAGGACAGCGAAGCCTGA
- the syce2 gene encoding synaptonemal complex central element protein 2: MEFGFQDTPSMSQSIPANEHENSGQKGESRNDAAEKSVFVTDVAVQQISDVIDEIGRKVEGLIGKINNSRSSDQTVMDGFQQELMNKMTHVCEEMKGSMYTVYEDNSDEMQMKLQELSKVLDNCTRLHQELLEATQALSGLRASLGIKKQE; encoded by the exons atGGAGTTTGGCTTCCAAGACACACCATCCATGTCACAATCTATCCCGGCGAATGAACATGAAAATTCAGGGCAG AAAGGAGAAAGTCGCAATGACGCAGCAGAAAAGTCCGTATTTGTGACCGACGTTGCAGTTCAGCAGATCAG TGACGTCATCGATGAAATCGGCAGGAAGGTGGAGGGTCTCATAGGAAAGATTAATAACAGCCGCTCCAGCGACCAGACAGTGATGGACGGCTTTCAGCAGGAGCTAATGAACAAG ATGACACATGTGTGCGAAGAGAtgaagggaagcatgtacacaGTCTATGAAGACAACAGTGACGAGATGCAAATGAAGCTCCAGGAGCTGTCAAAGGTGCTGGACAACTGCACGAGACTgcatcaggagctgctggaggccacCCAGGCGCTGTCGGGTCTGAGAGCCAGTCTCGGCATCAAGAAGCAAGAATGA